In the genome of Candidatus Yanofskybacteria bacterium, one region contains:
- a CDS encoding insulinase family protein codes for MRSKSNNHYDLHTYSNGLRLITVPMEHTKSVTVLVMVATGSRYEAKEINGISHFLEHMMFKGTTKRPGSLDISQELDSLGAEYNAFTSKEYTGYYVKCAAEKVDIALDVISDIFQNSKFDTHEMDKERGPIKEEINMYMDHPPRRVAEIFETLMYGDQPLGWDIGGTKENIDKMRHQDLLDYFKSHYFDNNTVIAVAGNIVSGEIKEKINKYFDNIRNGQRTEPPVTDDDQKQPRLIIEYKKTDQTHINVGFRSYSRFHPKYEALEILAIILGGGMSSRLFVEIREKRGLAYRVRTGVTAYNETGNLVTYAGLNNANLNEGLKVILAEHKKLVEELVNEKELKRVKDQILGSFVIGLEQSDDMASFYGEQELLEHKIETPEQRLAKITAITREDILEVARDVFKPEKLNLAIIGPLKGENKEIKEILNSW; via the coding sequence ATGCGGTCAAAATCTAACAATCACTACGATCTCCACACCTACTCTAACGGATTACGGCTGATAACCGTGCCAATGGAGCATACAAAAAGCGTAACGGTTTTGGTAATGGTGGCCACCGGTTCCCGCTATGAGGCCAAAGAGATAAACGGCATATCGCATTTCTTGGAGCACATGATGTTCAAAGGTACCACTAAGCGTCCTGGTTCTCTGGATATATCGCAAGAGCTAGACTCGCTCGGCGCTGAATACAACGCTTTTACTTCAAAAGAATATACCGGCTATTATGTGAAATGTGCCGCAGAAAAAGTTGATATTGCTTTAGATGTAATTTCTGATATTTTCCAAAATTCCAAATTTGATACTCACGAAATGGATAAAGAGAGAGGTCCGATCAAAGAAGAAATAAATATGTATATGGATCATCCGCCTCGCCGAGTTGCTGAGATCTTCGAGACTCTTATGTATGGCGATCAGCCGTTGGGATGGGATATAGGCGGTACAAAAGAAAATATAGACAAGATGCGCCATCAAGATCTTCTGGACTATTTCAAAAGCCACTATTTTGACAACAATACTGTTATTGCTGTTGCCGGAAATATTGTTAGCGGTGAAATTAAGGAAAAAATTAACAAATATTTTGACAACATTCGCAATGGCCAACGAACTGAACCGCCGGTAACGGACGATGACCAAAAACAGCCCCGGCTTATAATTGAATATAAAAAAACAGACCAGACACACATTAACGTCGGCTTTCGTTCATATAGCCGTTTTCATCCTAAATATGAAGCCTTGGAAATATTAGCTATAATACTTGGCGGGGGAATGAGTTCCCGTCTTTTTGTGGAAATCAGGGAAAAACGCGGTTTGGCCTATAGGGTTAGAACTGGCGTGACAGCCTATAATGAAACCGGCAATCTGGTTACCTATGCAGGATTAAATAACGCCAACCTAAACGAAGGTTTAAAAGTAATTCTTGCTGAGCATAAAAAACTTGTTGAAGAATTAGTCAATGAAAAAGAATTAAAAAGAGTAAAAGATCAGATTCTTGGTTCGTTTGTCATAGGATTGGAGCAGTCAGATGATATGGCCTCATTTTACGGTGAGCAGGAACTGCTGGAACATAAAATTGAAACACCTGAACAGCGTCTTGCCAAGATAACCGCGATAACACGCGAGGATATTTTGGAGGTGGCCCGCGATGTTTTCAAGCCGGAAAAACTTAATCTTGCAATAATCGGGCCGCTTAAGGGGGAAAACAAAGAGATTAAAGAAATTTTGAATTCGTGGTAG
- a CDS encoding glycine--tRNA ligase, with the protein MKKENENLLEKVVSLCKRRGFVFPGSEIYGGLANSWDLGHLGNELFNNIASLWWKTFVQERDDIVGLRGPVIMNPKVWEASGHLQSFTDPLVECKICHERFRQDKEEELKEHAELHKGKAEWTEPKNFNLLFKTYIGPVEDQQHLAYLRGELAQTMFTDFKTILETTRKRLPFGIAQIGKAFRNEITTGNFIFRTKEFTIAELEYFVKPGTEDEHYKNWDELLEKFLTDNLMLDKNKIRRYVHPKEKLAHYSKGTADLEYEFPFGWGELTGLASRTDFDLKNHEKLSGQNLKYRDPETEDEFLPYVVEPTCGLERLMLAVLVNSYEEVEARSGDEEAVHEKEVVLRLPRVLAPIKVAVLPLSRKEELTKPSYQIYRDLQKHFMCQYDETASIGKRYRRQDEIGTPFCVTYDFDSINDKKVTVRDRDTMEQERIEIANLSEHLLGKLNS; encoded by the coding sequence ATGAAAAAAGAAAACGAAAATTTGCTAGAAAAAGTAGTGTCGCTTTGCAAGCGGCGTGGTTTTGTTTTTCCCGGGAGCGAGATTTACGGCGGTTTAGCAAATAGTTGGGACCTTGGGCATCTTGGTAATGAGTTATTTAATAATATCGCCAGTTTGTGGTGGAAGACATTCGTGCAGGAGCGAGATGACATTGTTGGTTTGCGCGGGCCGGTTATCATGAATCCCAAGGTCTGGGAAGCATCGGGGCACTTGCAAAGTTTTACTGATCCGTTGGTGGAGTGCAAAATTTGCCATGAAAGATTTCGTCAGGACAAAGAAGAGGAGTTAAAAGAGCATGCCGAATTGCACAAAGGCAAAGCCGAGTGGACAGAACCCAAAAACTTTAATCTGCTTTTCAAAACTTATATCGGTCCGGTGGAAGATCAACAGCACCTGGCCTATTTAAGGGGGGAATTGGCGCAGACAATGTTTACGGATTTTAAAACAATACTTGAAACTACTCGCAAACGACTACCATTCGGCATTGCTCAGATTGGCAAGGCATTCCGCAACGAGATTACGACGGGCAATTTTATTTTTCGCACTAAAGAATTTACCATTGCCGAACTGGAATATTTTGTTAAGCCCGGGACTGAGGACGAGCATTATAAAAATTGGGATGAACTTCTCGAAAAGTTTTTAACTGACAATCTAATGTTGGATAAGAACAAAATAAGAAGATATGTGCATCCAAAAGAAAAATTGGCCCATTACTCAAAGGGCACGGCGGATTTGGAATACGAATTTCCTTTCGGTTGGGGCGAGCTGACGGGTCTTGCCTCAAGAACTGATTTTGACTTGAAAAATCACGAGAAGTTATCGGGTCAGAACTTGAAATACCGAGACCCTGAAACAGAAGATGAATTTTTACCTTATGTTGTAGAGCCAACTTGTGGTTTGGAAAGATTAATGTTGGCCGTATTGGTGAATAGTTATGAAGAAGTTGAAGCAAGATCAGGCGATGAGGAGGCAGTACACGAGAAAGAGGTTGTTTTGCGTTTGCCAAGGGTTCTTGCGCCGATAAAAGTTGCCGTGTTGCCGCTGTCTCGTAAAGAAGAATTAACCAAGCCATCCTACCAAATTTACCGTGATCTTCAGAAGCACTTTATGTGCCAGTATGACGAGACGGCATCCATCGGCAAGCGTTATCGTCGCCAAGATGAAATCGGCACCCCGTTTTGTGTAACTTACGATTTTGATTCAATCAATGACAAAAAAGTTACCGTCCGTGACCGCGATACTATGGAGCAGGAAAGAATAGAGATTGCAAACCTAAGCGAACATTTGTTAGGCAAATTAAATTCATAG
- the recO gene encoding DNA repair protein RecO — MRTQAIILKKIPIREYDALVICYIKDSGKQIYQAKGILQPTSKQAGHLDILNLVDFSLVHKNSHPIITSAYCLKAFPHLKSSLSAMAAAFFLLECFDKLVFEGESDPKLWDFLLTRLEIYNGQSLLAIDWPKLIAETRQEILKTLGYDPSVPIEYVANAQFKSSQFARKVLE; from the coding sequence ATGAGAACTCAAGCAATAATTCTAAAAAAAATTCCGATTCGGGAATATGATGCGCTGGTGATTTGTTATATCAAAGACTCGGGTAAACAGATTTATCAAGCCAAAGGTATATTACAGCCCACATCCAAACAGGCCGGCCATCTTGATATACTTAATTTGGTTGATTTTTCACTGGTACATAAAAATAGTCATCCTATTATAACCAGTGCATACTGTCTTAAGGCGTTTCCACATTTAAAATCATCGCTTTCAGCTATGGCCGCGGCGTTTTTTTTACTTGAATGTTTTGATAAACTGGTTTTTGAGGGCGAGTCTGATCCCAAGTTGTGGGATTTTTTGTTGACGCGATTAGAGATTTATAACGGGCAATCATTATTGGCGATCGACTGGCCCAAATTAATTGCTGAAACTCGCCAGGAAATTCTAAAAACTCTAGGTTACGATCCGAGTGTGCCTATTGAGTACGTGGCTAATGCACAATTCAAGTCATCACAATTTGCAAGAAAAGTGCTAGAATAA
- a CDS encoding GatB/YqeY domain-containing protein produces the protein MKQQLQNDLNMALKEKDQLKRLVLGMLMTAVKNKELMKRQQLSKTISDAGELEKQSQLMDEEIIGVIGSEVKKRKEAMEQFKTGGRDDLAQKEKSELDILLTYLPEQLSEDGIRAEVQKTISELGAAGIKDMGKVIGAVMAKLKGKADGGAVSKIVKELLG, from the coding sequence ATAAAACAACAACTACAAAACGACTTAAATATGGCACTAAAGGAAAAGGACCAGCTCAAACGGTTGGTTTTGGGTATGTTGATGACTGCGGTTAAAAATAAGGAATTGATGAAACGCCAGCAATTAAGTAAAACAATCAGTGATGCTGGTGAGCTTGAGAAACAGAGCCAGCTGATGGACGAGGAAATTATTGGAGTAATTGGGAGTGAGGTGAAGAAACGAAAAGAGGCGATGGAGCAATTTAAGACTGGCGGCCGTGATGATCTGGCACAAAAAGAAAAGTCAGAATTAGATATTTTGCTGACATATCTGCCGGAACAGCTTAGCGAGGACGGAATTCGCGCTGAAGTACAAAAAACTATTTCTGAACTTGGTGCCGCTGGGATCAAGGATATGGGCAAAGTAATCGGAGCGGTTATGGCAAAACTCAAAGGTAAAGCAGATGGCGGTGCGGTGAGCAAAATAGTAAAAGAACTTTTGGGATGA
- a CDS encoding 30S ribosomal protein S21, whose protein sequence is MEVKRKPNESVGSLMRRFSRLVQQSRLLVRAKSARYFTKKPNERVEKNRAIMREELRGLRKRMERFGQYEEEVFEDEKKKLKQKLGL, encoded by the coding sequence ATGGAAGTTAAACGAAAACCAAATGAAAGCGTAGGTTCACTGATGAGGCGCTTTAGTCGGTTGGTTCAGCAGAGCCGGCTTTTGGTTCGAGCTAAATCTGCCAGATACTTTACCAAGAAGCCAAATGAGCGCGTTGAAAAAAACCGTGCGATTATGCGCGAGGAATTACGTGGGCTAAGGAAAAGAATGGAACGATTCGGGCAGTATGAAGAAGAGGTATTTGAAGACGAAAAGAAAAAATTAAAACAGAAGCTCGGACTATAG
- a CDS encoding histidine triad nucleotide-binding protein — translation MIQDVFCKILNKELPSDIVAEDNGWIAINDIHPQAPVHVLIIPRKHLADICSVTENDAKLLGELMMAASQVAKKLGLEEKGFRLIINHGEHGGQLVPHLHVHLLGGKKLGAKIVSDTK, via the coding sequence ATGATTCAAGATGTTTTCTGTAAAATTTTAAATAAAGAATTGCCGTCTGATATTGTGGCAGAGGACAACGGTTGGATTGCGATTAATGATATACACCCGCAGGCACCGGTTCACGTTTTGATTATTCCCAGGAAGCACTTGGCTGATATTTGTTCAGTTACTGAAAATGATGCCAAATTACTTGGAGAATTAATGATGGCTGCAAGTCAGGTTGCAAAAAAATTAGGGTTGGAAGAAAAGGGATTTCGTCTGATAATAAATCATGGGGAGCACGGCGGACAGCTAGTTCCGCATTTGCACGTACATTTATTGGGAGGGAAGAAGTTGGGAGCTAAAATCGTAAGTGACACAAAATAA
- a CDS encoding histidine--tRNA ligase: protein MAKLSIQSVKGMNDILPADQPYWYFVLKKASAILSDYGFEKIDTPIVESTQLFTRSVGEASDIIEKEMYNFKTKGGDELSLRPEGTAAVARAYIEHGMSVMPHPVQLWYAGQFFRHDNPQAGRFRQFHQLGVESFGDDNAATDASLIFIGYKLLESLGLKNLIVKVNSIGDSSCRPQYLKALKDFYRNRGKKVCNKCKKRLKTNILRLLDCEEQNCRDLGKDAPQMVDFLDEDCKLHFKNVLEFLDETKIPYLLEPRLVRGLDYYTRTVFEIWPEEKEGDSQLMWALCSGGRYDKLVSMLGGPKTPASGWGMGIERVILKLKEAGIEAPEHHPQARVFVTQLGELAKRKGLLLFEEFRKHGVATRASFGRDSIKSQLRIANRLGIKYTLIIGQKEALDGTVILREMDSGVQETISQEKILVAVKQRLKKE, encoded by the coding sequence TACTCCAATAGTTGAGTCGACTCAGCTTTTTACTCGTTCTGTCGGTGAGGCGAGCGATATAATAGAGAAAGAAATGTATAATTTTAAAACCAAAGGCGGAGATGAATTATCATTAAGACCAGAAGGTACCGCGGCGGTTGCCAGGGCATATATTGAACATGGAATGTCCGTTATGCCTCATCCGGTTCAGCTTTGGTATGCAGGCCAATTTTTCAGGCATGACAATCCGCAAGCTGGCAGATTTCGCCAATTTCACCAATTGGGCGTTGAGTCATTCGGCGACGATAATGCAGCTACCGATGCGTCTCTAATTTTTATTGGATATAAATTGCTGGAAAGCCTTGGTCTTAAAAACCTAATTGTTAAAGTGAACAGTATAGGTGATTCCAGTTGCCGGCCGCAATATTTGAAAGCGTTGAAGGACTTTTATCGTAACCGCGGCAAAAAAGTTTGCAATAAATGCAAGAAAAGATTGAAAACAAATATTTTGCGTTTGTTGGATTGTGAGGAGCAGAATTGTAGAGACTTAGGCAAGGATGCGCCTCAGATGGTTGATTTTCTTGATGAAGACTGCAAGCTGCATTTTAAGAATGTGCTGGAATTTTTAGATGAAACCAAGATTCCGTACTTGCTTGAGCCGCGTTTAGTCAGGGGACTAGATTATTATACGCGAACTGTTTTTGAAATTTGGCCAGAGGAAAAAGAAGGTGATAGCCAGTTAATGTGGGCATTATGCAGTGGAGGACGGTACGACAAACTAGTAAGTATGCTTGGCGGGCCCAAGACTCCAGCATCTGGTTGGGGTATGGGTATTGAACGCGTTATATTGAAACTTAAAGAAGCCGGCATTGAGGCACCAGAACATCACCCGCAAGCCAGAGTTTTTGTTACTCAATTGGGCGAGTTAGCCAAAAGAAAGGGTTTGCTTCTTTTTGAAGAATTTCGTAAGCACGGTGTTGCGACCAGAGCTTCGTTTGGTAGGGACAGCATCAAGTCGCAATTAAGAATTGCAAATCGTCTTGGAATAAAATATACACTAATAATCGGCCAGAAAGAGGCGTTGGATGGAACGGTTATATTGCGGGAAATGGATTCCGGAGTGCAGGAGACTATTTCGCAGGAAAAAATACTGGTGGCTGTAAAACAACGCCTCAAAAAAGAATGA